CGGCGCGGGGCACAGCGGTGGCGGCGGGGACGACGTCGGGGAGGACGGCGGCGGGGGCGGCCGCCGATGAGCCGACCGCCGCGATGCGGTCGCCGGCCCGTGGTCCGGCGTGGAGCCGTCGACGGCGCGACGGCTCCGCAACGGAGTCGACGGCGCGATGAACGACCCGTGCGCCGACGGGCGCGAGGCGACGCCACGGAGGCGGAGGGGGAGGAGCGGGCGGTGAAGGGCCGTCGAGGACCGCTGGTGGGCATCCGCGTGCTCGACCTCTCGCGGGTGCTGAGCGGACCGTACTGCACGATGATGCTGGCCGACTTCGGCGCCGACGTGATCAAGGTCGAGCGGCCCGAGACGGGCGACGACACCCGGGGCTGGGGGCCGCCCTTCATCAACGGCGAGGCGGCCTACTTCCTCGCCGTCAACCGCAACAAGCGCAGCGTGGTGGTCGACCTGAAGGCACCCGAGGGCCGGGACCTGATCCGGCGCATGGCGCGGCAGTGCGACGTGGTGGTGGAGAACTTCCGCCCGGGCACCGCCGCCCGGCTGGGCATCGGCCCCGACGACCTGCTGCGCGAGAACCCGCGGCTGATCTATGCGTCGATCTCCGGATTCGGCCAGGACGGCCCCTACAGCGACAAGCCGGGCTACGACGCCATCGCCCAGGCCATGGGCGGCATCATGCACGTCACCGGCGAGCCCGACCGGCCGCCGGTGCGGGCCGGCGTGGCCATCGCCGACATCGGCGCCGGGATGTGGGCCGCCTTCGGCATCCTGGCCGCCCTGTGGGAGCGGGAGCGCTCCGGCCGCGGCCAGGTGGTGGACGTCTCCCTGCTGGAAGGCCAGATCGCCTGGCTGACCTACGTCGCCGGCAACTACTTCGCCACCGGCCAGGTCCCGCGCCGCTACGGCTCGGCCCACCCCAACCTGGTGCCGTACCAGGCCTTCGAGACGGCCGACGGCCACCTGATCGTGGCGGTGGGCAACGACAGCCTCTGGCGGCGCTTCTGCGAGGCGGCGGAACGGCCCGACCTGGCCGCCGACCCGCGCTACGCCACCAACGCCGGGCGCGTGGAGCACCGGGAGGAGCTCCTGCCGGAGCTCGAGGCCCTGATGCGCAGCCGGACCACCGCCGAGTGGCTCGAGCGCTTGGACCGGGCCGGGGTGCCGGCGGGTCCCATCCTCAGCATTGCCGACCTGGCCCGCGATCCCCACGTCCAGCACCGGCAGATGATCGTGTCCCTGGAGCACTCGCGGGCCGGGGTCATCCGGGTGACGGGCATCCCGGTCAAGCTCTCGACCACCCCGGGCGCCATCTACGCACCCCCGCCCCTGCTCGGCCAGCACACCGACCAGGTGCTGGAGGAACTCGGCCTGCCGGCCGAGGAGCGCCGGCGGCTGCGGGAGGCGGGGGTCATCGCCTGAAGCCGCCGGCGAACAGGAGGTGAACCCCAGGTGAGTCACCCGGTGACCGGTCAATCCTCCATCGTCGAGACCCTGGACGCCTTGTCCGAGGTGGTCGACGCCGCGCCCACGGCCATCGTGCGGCGGGGCCGCGAGTACGCCACCGACGGGCGGGTCCTCGACGTGTCCTGGGGGCCGGGGCTCCAGTTGAGCGGCCGGGTGATCGGCAACGCCAGCGAGCCGTATCGCGTCCAGATCTGGTGGGACACGGCGGTGGAGGAGTGGCACACCGCCTGCTCCTGCCCGTACGACGACACGCCGTGCAAGCACGCCGTCGCCGTCGTCTTGCACTTCCTCGGCACCTGGCACCAGTTGCGGGAGACGGCCTCCCCGCCCGACCCGACGGAGGGACCGGTCCATCGCCTGGTACCGGCCGCGGAAGCTCCCCCGGTAGCAGGCGGGCCCAGGGATCCCGCAGGCCGGCAGGTGCCCGGCGCCGGCTGGCGAGAACACCTGGAACGGTGGACCCGCACGCCCGTCCCCGGCTCCAACGGCCGTATCCCGCCGCCCCAGCCGGGCACGGATCAGGTGGTGGTCCGCCTCTACTTCTACCCCGACGGCCTGCGCCTGGCCATTCATCGCGCCCGCTGGGGCAAACAGGGCCTCGGCAAGGAGCGACCCCTTCATTTCGATCCCTTCTCGCCGTGGGCCCCGTCCCCGGCCGGGCCGCTGCACCGGTTGCTCTTCCGCCTGGTGGAGCACCCGGCCCCCCGCCCCGGCCGCCCCGGCGCCAAAGGCTACGACCCCCTTTACGAGCTGCCGCCGGGCCTGGTCGACCTGGGTCTCGAGCTCCTCGGCCGGCTCCCTTTCGTGTTCGCCGGCGACGGCTGGGAGCCGCTGCGCATCGAGCACGAGCCGTACCGGGTCGAACTGGTGGCGGAGCCGGCCAGGGAAGGCCGCGACCTCACCCTCACCACCCGCTGGTTCACCGCCACCGGCCGGCCTTGGACGCCGCCGGCAGGGAGCATCGGCATCCCCGGCGAGCGCTACCTCTGGGTGCAGTGGGGACCCGTCTTGCGCCCCGTGCTGCCCGCCGGCGACGTGGCGTTGCACCTGGCGGTGGGCGCCCGGCCCCTGACGATCCCGGCCGCCGAGGTGGCCGAGTTCGTGGGCCGTTACCTGCCGCGGCTGCAGCAGCGGGCCCGGGTGCGGCTGCCGGGCACCCTGGAGGAGCGCATCCGCGACGGCACGCCGCGGCCCGTGGTGCTGCTCTCCGAGTTTGAGGGAGCCCTGGTGGTCGAGCTGGCCTTCGCCTACGGGGCAGGGGGCACCACCGTCCGCGTCCAGGCGGAGGAAGCGGCCTTGGTGGAAGCGGAGCCGGACGCTCCCTCCGGCGACGGGGCGACGCCCATGTGGTACCGCCGCCGGCGGGACCTGGAGCAGGCGGCCTGGGACGAGTTCGCCGCCGTCATGGCCGCCGCCGGCGCCCGGCCGGAAGCCGACGGCCGCTGTCTCCTCTTCGCCGACAGCGCCTTGGACTTCCTGACCGAGACCCTCCCCCGGCTGGCAGCGCGGTGGGAGGTCCGGGGCCAGGAGCGCCTGGTCCGCTTCCGGGTCAGCCACAGCCCCCTTTGCTCCCGGGTTCAGGTCCGCACGGGCATCGACTGGCTCGACCTCGACGTCTTGCTGGAGGCACCCGAGGGAACCGCGGGGATGGACGCCCTCCTGGAGGCTCTGGCCCGAGGCTCCCGCTACGTCCGCTTGGATTCGGGGGTCATGGCCCGGCTGCCCGCCGCCTGGCGGGACCGGCTGGGCGTGCTGGCCGAGCACGCGCCCCGCCGGCGGAGGAACCGGCGCGCGGCGGCCGGCGACGGGGCGGGTTCGTCCGGACAGGGACCCCTGCGGCTGAGCCGCTGGGCCTTCGGCGTGGCCGCCCAGGTCCTCGAAGGGGCCGACCGGGTGGAAGCCGACGAGGGCTTTCGCCGGTTGAGCCGGCTGCTCGACGGCTTCCGGGGCATCCCCGAGGTACCGCTGCCGCAAACCCTCCAGGCGCAGCTGCGTCCCTACCAGATCCGGGGCTACCACTGGCTCGCCTTCCTCCGGGACCACGGCCTGCACGGCGTCCTGGCCGACGACATGGGCCTCGGCAAGACGGTGCAGGTGCTGGCCCTGCTTCTGGCCGAGAAAGAAGCCGGCCGGGCGACGGCGCCCAGCCTGGCGGTGGTGCCCACATCCCTGGTCTTCAACTGGGTCGACGAGGCCCGCCGGTTTGCGCCGTCCCTGCGGGTGCTGCCGCTGACGGGACCGCGGCGGGCCCCCCTCTTCCGGCAGGCCGACGAGTACGACCTTCTGCTCACCACCTACCCCCTGGTCTGGCGCGACGCCGAACACCTGGTGGGCCGCGAGTACCACTACCTCATCCTGGACGAGGCCCAGCACGTCAAGAACCCCGACACCCAGACCTGGCGGGCCCTGCGGGAACTCCGGGCCCGGCACCGGCTGGCCCTGACGGGCACGCCCGTCGAGAACCATGTGCTTGACCTCTGGGCGCTGTTCGAAATCCTGATGCCCGGCTACCTGGGCCCGCGGGATGCCTTCCTCCGCCGCTACGCCGGCGCGGAGGTCGAACCCGCCTCGGCGGTCCCGGCGGGACGGGTTGAACCCGGTGACGAGCCGGCCGACCCGCGGGTGACGGAGCTGCGGCGCCGGGTGTTCCCCTTCATCCTGCGGCGCCTCAAGGGCGAGGTGGCCCGCGACCTGCCGCCCCGCACGGAGGTGGTGCAATACTGCGAGATGCTCCCCAGCCAGCGGCGGCTCTATCGGGAGCTTCTCTCGGCCTACCGCTCCCGGG
The sequence above is drawn from the Thermaerobacter sp. FW80 genome and encodes:
- a CDS encoding SNF2-related protein, producing the protein MSHPVTGQSSIVETLDALSEVVDAAPTAIVRRGREYATDGRVLDVSWGPGLQLSGRVIGNASEPYRVQIWWDTAVEEWHTACSCPYDDTPCKHAVAVVLHFLGTWHQLRETASPPDPTEGPVHRLVPAAEAPPVAGGPRDPAGRQVPGAGWREHLERWTRTPVPGSNGRIPPPQPGTDQVVVRLYFYPDGLRLAIHRARWGKQGLGKERPLHFDPFSPWAPSPAGPLHRLLFRLVEHPAPRPGRPGAKGYDPLYELPPGLVDLGLELLGRLPFVFAGDGWEPLRIEHEPYRVELVAEPAREGRDLTLTTRWFTATGRPWTPPAGSIGIPGERYLWVQWGPVLRPVLPAGDVALHLAVGARPLTIPAAEVAEFVGRYLPRLQQRARVRLPGTLEERIRDGTPRPVVLLSEFEGALVVELAFAYGAGGTTVRVQAEEAALVEAEPDAPSGDGATPMWYRRRRDLEQAAWDEFAAVMAAAGARPEADGRCLLFADSALDFLTETLPRLAARWEVRGQERLVRFRVSHSPLCSRVQVRTGIDWLDLDVLLEAPEGTAGMDALLEALARGSRYVRLDSGVMARLPAAWRDRLGVLAEHAPRRRRNRRAAAGDGAGSSGQGPLRLSRWAFGVAAQVLEGADRVEADEGFRRLSRLLDGFRGIPEVPLPQTLQAQLRPYQIRGYHWLAFLRDHGLHGVLADDMGLGKTVQVLALLLAEKEAGRATAPSLAVVPTSLVFNWVDEARRFAPSLRVLPLTGPRRAPLFRQADEYDLLLTTYPLVWRDAEHLVGREYHYLILDEAQHVKNPDTQTWRALRELRARHRLALTGTPVENHVLDLWALFEILMPGYLGPRDAFLRRYAGAEVEPASAVPAGRVEPGDEPADPRVTELRRRVFPFILRRLKGEVARDLPPRTEVVQYCEMLPSQRRLYRELLSAYRSRVLGEVERVGIARSRMAILEALLRLRQACCHPALLDLPAYRKAGSAKLEAFRELVEQIVGGGAQVLVFSQFTGMLDILERELDQLHIPWERLDGRTRNRRARVERFQAGGAPVFLISLKAGGTGLNLTAASYVIHFDPWWNPAVEEQATGRAHRIGQDRPVFSYKLITRGTVEEKILQLQARKQALAGALLAGDGKLGKDLTREDLEFLLAPD
- a CDS encoding CaiB/BaiF CoA-transferase family protein, giving the protein MKGRRGPLVGIRVLDLSRVLSGPYCTMMLADFGADVIKVERPETGDDTRGWGPPFINGEAAYFLAVNRNKRSVVVDLKAPEGRDLIRRMARQCDVVVENFRPGTAARLGIGPDDLLRENPRLIYASISGFGQDGPYSDKPGYDAIAQAMGGIMHVTGEPDRPPVRAGVAIADIGAGMWAAFGILAALWERERSGRGQVVDVSLLEGQIAWLTYVAGNYFATGQVPRRYGSAHPNLVPYQAFETADGHLIVAVGNDSLWRRFCEAAERPDLAADPRYATNAGRVEHREELLPELEALMRSRTTAEWLERLDRAGVPAGPILSIADLARDPHVQHRQMIVSLEHSRAGVIRVTGIPVKLSTTPGAIYAPPPLLGQHTDQVLEELGLPAEERRRLREAGVIA